One window of Lacerta agilis isolate rLacAgi1 chromosome 14, rLacAgi1.pri, whole genome shotgun sequence genomic DNA carries:
- the EPOP gene encoding elongin BC and Polycomb repressive complex 2-associated protein, giving the protein MFLTCGVAPAAATVDYNGDFQAGYQEIDGITLGYLQINGTRMFALTQVFSDLFKDIPRATVSKKMESLKIQSRRCDLKELRTLKAIQSVPTRAVKCSLISKADLEALCISCKALAPRKRKRKRKTKRREAGDLFNRPRLLPAYNAADGAFRANVGAGCAKRDALLRSPFARGYEKAAPLPKSYSRSGREQLLAGVLSAYPGDLQLLHSAVSQETSEADAGRTKRSACGCLGKEKGRSASFASPKRQGTSAGYSSDSDSSGASSPASSSDSSEEDDDDDDDEESSCSSEEGSSSGSESSSLCSGDSVQSTRYRQAALPRIPPQAASPQALPGVAKALRPDPNLLFWARTLRASTLESFKPAPTTAPKLLPREDPEPRVKQEARSSPVFPARPSSPSEGPQPKKGVFREASELCAQEGEDFSKDADFLCSREDLHVGEPDKAEESALHQDSKEGSGREAQFDRLIRQSKLWCYAKGFNVDGKGLRRAEQAKGSSSASRAGLLSLANKPLKGGSDLERNAKRRRAEQERQAKGRPTKISRKTTKKGATPPCKRLLHTSPPPARNPFSLMGTFPCTPALVVGSDGDLCPASSLCVKDSCAPSKTHPLWTWQLGGNAIPVPPSLKFRGYRLEDF; this is encoded by the coding sequence ATGTTCCTGACCTGCGGGGTGgctcctgccgccgccaccgTGGATTACAATGGAGATTTCCAAGCTGGCTACCAGGAAATCGACGGCATCACTTTGGGCTACTTGCAGATCAACGGCACGCGGATGTTCGCCCTGACCCAGGTCTTCAGCGACCTGTTTAAGGACATCCCGAGGGCCACCGTGAGCAAAAAAATGGAAAGCCTCAAGATCCAGAGCCGCCGCTGCGACCTGAAGGAGCTGCGCACCCTCAAAGCCATCCAGTCCGTGCCAACGCGCGCCGTCAAGTGTTCGCTCATCTCCAAGGCGGACTTGGAGGCCCTCTGCATCTCTTGCAAGGCCCTGGccccaaggaagaggaagaggaagaggaaaaccaaGAGGAGGGAAGCCGGGGACCTGTTCAATCGGCCCCGGTTACTGCCCGCGTACAACGCTGCCGACGGCGCCTTTCGCGCCAACGTGGGTGCCGGCTGCGCCAAACGGGACGCGCTCTTAAGGTCCCCGTTCGCCAGAGGGTACGAGAAAGCCGCGCCGCTGCCGAAGAGCTACAGCCGCAGCGGCCGAGAGCAGCTCCTGGCCGGCGTGCTGAGCGCTTACCCCGGCGACTTGCAGCTCCTCCACTCGGCCGTCAGCCAAGAGACCAGCGAGGCGGATGCCGGACGCACCAAGCGCTCGGCTTGCGGGTGCCTCGGCAAGGAGAAAGGTCGCTCGGCATCTTTCGCGAGCCCCAAGAGGCAAGGCACGTCGGCCGGCTATTCCAGCGACTCGGACTCCAGCGGCGCGTCCAGCCCGGCAAGCTCCAGCGACTCCTCGGAAGAGGacgatgatgacgacgacgacgaagaGTCATCTTGCAGCAGCGAAGAAGGCAGCTCCTCCGGGTCGGAAAGCAGCTCCCTGTGTAGCGGGGACTCGGTGCAGAGTACCCGCTACAGGCAGGCGGCGCTTCCTCGTATCCCACCCCAAGCTGCCTCTCCTCAAGCCCTCCCCGGCGTAGCCAAAGCCTTGCGCCCTGACCCGAACTTACTCTTCTGGGCCAGGACGCTGCGCGCGTCCACTTTGGAAAGTTTCAAGCCGGCTCCTACCACCGCGCCAAAGCTACTCCCGCGTGAGGACCCGGAGCCCCGAGTAAAGCAGGAGGCGCGGAGCTCTCCTGTCTTTCCTGCCcgtcccagcagccccagcgagGGCCCGCAGCCAAAGAAGGGAGTCTTTAGGGAAGCTTCGGAGTTGTGCGCCCAGGAGGGCGAAGACTTCTCCAAGGACGCCGACTTCCTTTGCTCCAGAGAGGACCTCCACGTTGGCGAGCCGGACAAGGCTGAGGAATCAGCTCTGCACCAGGACTCCAAGGAAGGGTCGGGGAGGGAGGCTCAATTCGACAGGCTTATCAGGCAGTCCAAGCTGTGGTGCTACGCCAAAGGCTTCAATGTGGACGGGAAAGGCTTGCGCAGGGCCGAGCAGGCCAAAGGGAGTTCCTCCGCCTCCAGAGCCGGCCTCCTCAGCCTGGCCAACAAACCTTTGAAAGGCGGCAGCGACTTAGAAAGGAACGCTAAACGCAGGCGTGCCGAGCAGGAAAGGCAGGCCAAAGGAAGGCCCACAAAGATTTCGAGGAAGACGACCAAAAAGGGGGCCACGCCGCCTTGCAAGCGCTTGCTGCACACCAGCCCACCTCCTGCCAGGAATCCGTTTTCTTTGATGGGTACCTTTCCCTGTACGCCCGCTTTGGTCGTCGGTTCTGATGGGGATCTGTGTCCTGCGTCCTCTCTGTGCGTAAAAGACTCGTGCGCCCCCTCCAAAACGCACCCGCTTTGGACCTGGCAGCTGGGGGGCAATGCCATCCCCGTGCCCCCCAGCCTGAAATTCCGGGGATACCGTTTAGAGGACTTCTAG